The Streptomyces bacillaris sequence ACCACGCCGGATGCCCGAAGGTCGCCGGGTTGTTCTTCTCGATCAGGAAGTGGGCCGGCCAGGCCGTGCCGTACCCGATCAGCGGCAGCGCCGCCAGATACCGCTTCCGGCCCCGCGCCAGCCCGTAGACGGAGATCGCGAGACCGGTCAGCGTGCCGGTCAGATGGACCCAGCGGGTGGCGGCACGGGAGTGCATCGCGACGTAGTACGGCCAGAATTCCTCGTACGAATCGAACGTCTGCTGTGACATACGGGCACCGTAGCCGCCCGATCGGCAACCGAACACGCCCCTTGCGCGTCCGAAAGGAAGAACGGGCGGGCCGGAGCCCACGGGGGTGGTCCCGGTCCGCCCGTTCACCACCCCCTCCGGGCCCCTCTTCGGTACCCGCCCCCTCAGCGCCCGGCGACCGCCCGGCGATCCACCGGGAAGTCGAAATAGGTGTCCGGG is a genomic window containing:
- a CDS encoding DUF962 domain-containing protein, with the translated sequence MSQQTFDSYEEFWPYYVAMHSRAATRWVHLTGTLTGLAISVYGLARGRKRYLAALPLIGYGTAWPAHFLIEKNNPATFGHPAWSLRGDAQMIRMMLAGRDAELAETAAKWLAEHGSD